One Nesterenkonia populi DNA window includes the following coding sequences:
- a CDS encoding MarP family serine protease — MEPTLLDIILVLILIGFFIGGVARGFWNTLGGAAGFLVGATAAFFAMPMVAGWVTDPFWRVMAVIGTAIVLVVAGHALGSAAGREVQKLFRGETLQAVTAVFGGLLNLFVAAIVIAGLSFSVQGMGFAPVNQHIQQSMVLRALDGAIPDSVERMFGQVQGAVVDSDIPEIAQLLVPETDEAPELSGELTAEAEQTAASVARITGVAEQCAQSQSGSGVAVSSTRVVTNAHVVAGVSEPSVEMPDGQVVTGRAVHFDPASDLALLAVDPLDAPAASLGEPLSAGDEGFVMGYPSGGPFTAGPAVVQARDTSQVNSIYGEDPSDLEIYQVNADVRQGNSGGPLVDPQGDVVGVIFARAMEGNAVGFAVTADAAGEVLTEPDAFADTVSTGQCTER; from the coding sequence GTGGAGCCCACTCTGCTGGACATCATTCTGGTGCTGATCCTCATCGGGTTCTTCATCGGCGGGGTGGCCCGAGGCTTCTGGAACACCCTCGGAGGGGCCGCCGGGTTCCTGGTGGGCGCGACGGCGGCGTTCTTCGCGATGCCGATGGTGGCCGGCTGGGTGACTGACCCGTTCTGGCGGGTGATGGCGGTGATCGGCACAGCGATCGTGCTGGTGGTTGCCGGGCATGCACTGGGCTCCGCCGCCGGCCGTGAGGTGCAGAAGCTCTTCCGCGGCGAGACCCTTCAGGCAGTCACCGCGGTCTTCGGCGGGCTGCTGAACCTCTTCGTGGCCGCCATTGTGATCGCGGGGCTGAGCTTCTCCGTGCAGGGGATGGGCTTCGCCCCGGTCAACCAGCACATCCAGCAGTCCATGGTGCTGCGCGCCCTCGACGGCGCGATCCCCGACTCGGTGGAGCGGATGTTCGGGCAGGTGCAGGGCGCCGTCGTCGACTCCGACATTCCAGAAATCGCCCAGCTGCTGGTCCCGGAGACCGATGAGGCCCCGGAGCTCAGCGGGGAGCTGACCGCTGAGGCCGAGCAGACCGCCGCCTCCGTGGCCCGCATCACTGGGGTGGCGGAACAGTGCGCCCAATCCCAATCAGGGTCCGGCGTGGCGGTCTCCTCCACCCGGGTGGTCACCAACGCGCACGTCGTCGCCGGGGTCTCCGAGCCTTCCGTGGAGATGCCCGACGGCCAGGTCGTCACTGGTCGGGCCGTCCACTTCGATCCCGCCTCCGACCTCGCCCTGCTGGCCGTGGATCCGCTGGATGCCCCCGCCGCCAGCCTCGGCGAGCCCCTCAGCGCGGGGGATGAGGGCTTCGTGATGGGCTACCCCTCCGGCGGACCGTTCACCGCCGGCCCGGCCGTCGTCCAAGCCCGCGACACCTCGCAGGTCAACAGCATCTACGGCGAGGACCCCTCAGACCTTGAGATCTACCAGGTCAACGCAGACGTCCGGCAGGGCAACTCCGGCGGGCCGCTCGTGGACCCGCAGGGCGACGTCGTCGGAGTGATCTTCGCCCGCGCGATGGAGGGCAACGCAGTCGGCTTCGCCGTGACCGCCGACGCCGCCGGGGAGGTCCTCACCGAGCCCGACGCCTTCGCCGACACCGTCAGCACCGGCCAGTGCACGGAGAGGTGA
- a CDS encoding Crp/Fnr family transcriptional regulator, whose amino-acid sequence MDLDVLRRAPLFATVDDDAFSTLTDQLTEVELSRGKSIFHEGEEGDELYFITSGKIKLGRATPDGRENLLAVLGPGEIFGEMALFNPAPRTATATAVSETRLAGLKHENLKKVIHQAPEVSVQLLQALAQRLTRTNESLADLVFSDVPGRVAKALLDLADRFGRPAPDGVLVAHELTQEELAQLVGASRETVNKALAEFVQRGWLRLEARAVVILDIQRIRQRSR is encoded by the coding sequence ATGGACCTCGACGTACTGCGCCGCGCGCCCCTGTTCGCCACAGTCGACGACGACGCTTTCTCCACCCTCACCGACCAGCTCACCGAGGTGGAGCTCTCCCGCGGGAAGTCGATCTTCCACGAGGGCGAGGAGGGCGATGAGCTGTACTTCATCACCTCCGGCAAGATCAAGCTCGGCCGCGCCACTCCGGACGGGCGGGAGAACCTGCTGGCCGTGCTCGGCCCCGGCGAGATCTTCGGCGAGATGGCACTGTTCAACCCGGCGCCCCGCACCGCCACCGCCACCGCGGTGTCTGAGACTCGGCTGGCCGGCCTGAAGCACGAGAACCTCAAGAAGGTCATCCACCAGGCCCCTGAGGTCTCCGTTCAGCTGCTGCAGGCCCTGGCCCAGCGGCTGACCCGCACCAACGAGTCCTTGGCCGACCTGGTGTTCTCCGATGTGCCGGGCCGTGTGGCCAAGGCCCTGCTGGACCTCGCAGACCGCTTCGGCCGCCCCGCCCCGGACGGCGTCCTGGTGGCGCATGAGCTCACCCAGGAGGAACTGGCCCAGCTGGTCGGCGCCTCCCGTGAGACCGTGAACAAGGCGCTCGCAGAGTTCGTCCAGCGCGGCTGGCTGCGCCTGGAGGCCCGCGCCGTCGTCATCCTCGACATTCAGCGCATCCGCCAGCGCTCGCGGTAG
- a CDS encoding lipid II:glycine glycyltransferase FemX, whose product MTAAAPSVSLHPISAAQHTEFLSERPWASFMQNPQWALVKPEWEGFSVGIFRSGDGRQEQLVGAALVLGRRLPVPRRIPLLGAKRLAYIPEGPVLDEDEAPLTEVLPALTDYLAGAGAFLIRMGLPGHVRRWSAAEVRQALADAAAEEPAAREGIAGLAPVQEDPRMLRARQQLLDLGWAEPEPSTDFEAGQPQFAASILLTKKNDEGTEPPLSVDEVLGRMNSTSRRQTRKSTRSELTVLDSADGDAEARLAEFQELYRATAENQGFLPRPAEYFRRLHSAMNQGGLSECRVLCAHFEGKPLAAAVYIRQGDLGFYAYGASSNEERKRYAPRLLQLHQIELALEAGCRWYGLGGISPSLEKDSPARGLAEFKTTMGADVVQSLGEWDCTVNPALAKVFNLYMAQRGI is encoded by the coding sequence GTGACCGCTGCTGCTCCCTCTGTGTCTCTGCACCCGATCAGCGCCGCGCAGCACACGGAGTTCCTCTCGGAGCGCCCGTGGGCCAGCTTCATGCAGAACCCCCAGTGGGCGTTGGTGAAGCCCGAGTGGGAAGGGTTCTCCGTAGGGATCTTCCGCAGCGGCGACGGCCGGCAGGAGCAGCTGGTGGGCGCCGCGCTGGTGCTCGGGCGGCGCCTGCCGGTGCCGAGGCGCATCCCGCTGCTGGGCGCCAAGCGTCTGGCCTACATTCCTGAGGGCCCCGTCCTGGACGAGGACGAAGCGCCCCTGACGGAAGTCCTGCCTGCACTGACTGACTATCTGGCCGGGGCGGGCGCCTTCCTCATCCGGATGGGCCTGCCCGGCCATGTGCGCCGCTGGTCTGCGGCGGAGGTGCGCCAGGCCCTCGCCGACGCGGCGGCTGAGGAGCCCGCCGCCCGGGAGGGCATCGCGGGACTGGCCCCGGTGCAGGAGGACCCGCGGATGCTGCGGGCCCGTCAGCAGCTGCTGGACCTCGGGTGGGCTGAGCCGGAGCCCAGCACGGACTTCGAGGCCGGCCAGCCGCAGTTCGCCGCGAGCATCCTGCTGACCAAGAAGAACGACGAGGGCACGGAACCGCCCCTGAGCGTGGATGAGGTGCTGGGCCGGATGAACTCCACCTCACGCCGGCAGACCCGGAAGTCCACCCGCTCCGAGCTCACCGTCCTGGACTCCGCGGACGGTGACGCCGAGGCACGGCTTGCCGAGTTCCAGGAGCTCTACCGGGCCACCGCCGAGAACCAGGGCTTCCTCCCCCGCCCGGCGGAGTACTTCCGCCGGCTCCACTCTGCGATGAACCAGGGGGGGCTGAGCGAGTGCCGGGTGCTCTGCGCACACTTTGAGGGGAAGCCCCTGGCCGCCGCTGTCTATATCCGGCAGGGAGACCTCGGCTTCTACGCATACGGCGCGTCCTCGAACGAGGAGCGGAAGCGGTACGCCCCGCGGCTGCTGCAGCTGCATCAGATCGAATTGGCGCTGGAGGCCGGGTGCCGGTGGTACGGGCTCGGCGGGATCAGCCCCTCCCTGGAGAAGGACTCGCCTGCCCGCGGCCTGGCAGAGTTCAAGACCACGATGGGTGCCGACGTCGTGCAGTCCCTCGGCGAATGGGACTGCACGGTGAACCCCGCGCTCGCCAAGGTCTTCAACCTCTACATGGCCCAGCGAGGAATCTGA
- a CDS encoding carboxylate--amine ligase yields the protein MSPKSSPEFTPVIIGTDLNAYHMATAFYEGFGIRPHVIGKVNLGFTGYSSIIASTTLVDSLDDAEVFLPALLEFAAAHEDADPLLLVGTSDHYVRLIIENAESLSPHYRFNCPSMELLDTLQWKELFYPFAQKHGLPIPETHFHSVGEPLTAEISDFPVIVKPSDPVQYNRTAFEGQEKVYRVSSHEELAAVVEKIEASGYRAPIIIQDFIPGGDTSLYESDLYLHTSGKAEFVNLAQVVLQEHEPTAIGNFASVISRYDRDAMTLMKSFLEEIGYTGLANFDLKWDERDGSFKILEVNIRQGRSSDHATAQGHNLAGYLVEDLIRGRQPSECVFVEERRLYTLVPRSILKKYTNDPKVLADVDQMYRQKKVHRPMIAQGERSLKRRAWAAVRAVRYRKKYAEATWAKGL from the coding sequence ATGTCTCCTAAGAGCTCCCCGGAGTTCACCCCGGTCATCATCGGGACGGACCTCAACGCCTACCACATGGCCACGGCCTTCTACGAGGGCTTCGGAATCAGGCCGCACGTCATCGGCAAGGTGAACCTGGGCTTCACCGGGTACTCCTCGATCATCGCCTCCACCACCCTGGTGGACAGCCTCGACGACGCTGAGGTGTTCCTCCCGGCCCTGCTGGAGTTCGCCGCAGCGCACGAGGACGCCGACCCGCTGCTGCTGGTGGGAACCAGCGACCACTATGTGCGCCTCATCATCGAGAACGCGGAGAGCCTGAGCCCGCACTACCGGTTCAACTGTCCGAGCATGGAGCTGCTGGACACGCTGCAGTGGAAGGAGCTCTTCTACCCGTTCGCCCAGAAGCACGGGCTGCCGATCCCGGAGACTCATTTCCACTCGGTGGGCGAGCCGCTGACTGCGGAGATCTCGGACTTCCCCGTGATCGTGAAGCCTTCGGACCCGGTCCAGTACAACCGGACCGCATTCGAGGGCCAGGAGAAGGTCTACCGAGTCTCCTCGCATGAGGAGCTGGCCGCGGTCGTGGAGAAGATCGAGGCCTCCGGGTACCGGGCCCCGATCATCATCCAGGACTTCATTCCCGGCGGGGACACGTCCCTGTACGAGTCGGACCTGTACCTGCACACCTCCGGCAAGGCTGAGTTCGTGAACCTCGCCCAGGTGGTGCTGCAGGAGCACGAGCCGACCGCCATCGGGAACTTCGCCTCCGTCATCTCCCGGTACGACCGTGATGCGATGACTCTGATGAAGAGCTTCCTGGAGGAGATCGGCTACACGGGGCTGGCAAACTTCGACCTGAAGTGGGACGAGCGGGACGGCAGCTTCAAGATCCTCGAGGTGAATATTCGTCAGGGCCGCTCCAGCGACCACGCCACCGCACAGGGCCACAACCTGGCGGGCTACCTGGTGGAGGACCTGATCCGCGGACGGCAGCCCTCCGAGTGCGTGTTCGTGGAGGAGCGGCGGCTCTACACCCTGGTGCCGCGCAGCATCCTGAAGAAGTACACGAACGACCCGAAGGTCCTCGCCGACGTCGACCAGATGTACCGGCAGAAGAAGGTGCACAGGCCGATGATCGCTCAGGGCGAGCGGAGCCTGAAGCGCCGGGCCTGGGCCGCTGTCCGCGCAGTCCGTTACCGGAAGAAGTACGCCGAGGCCACCTGGGCCAAGGGCCTGTGA
- a CDS encoding RidA family protein, with translation MSRVEERLAELGITVPEVVPPVAAYQPAVVVDGVVYVSGQLPLVEGRLPAAGKVGAGVSAEQAYELARQCGINIIAALKHAVGDLDRITRIAKVGGFVASAPEFTGQPGVINGASELLGHAFADAGQHARSAVAAPVLPLDTPVEVDAIAHVS, from the coding sequence ATGTCACGAGTCGAGGAGCGCCTGGCTGAGCTGGGCATCACCGTGCCTGAAGTGGTCCCCCCGGTGGCTGCCTACCAGCCCGCCGTCGTCGTGGACGGCGTCGTCTACGTCTCCGGGCAGCTGCCGCTGGTGGAGGGCAGGCTTCCCGCCGCCGGGAAGGTCGGCGCGGGGGTCAGTGCTGAGCAGGCCTACGAGCTGGCCCGCCAGTGCGGCATCAACATCATTGCCGCGCTGAAGCATGCGGTGGGGGACCTGGACCGGATCACCCGGATCGCGAAGGTCGGCGGGTTCGTCGCCTCCGCCCCGGAGTTCACCGGCCAGCCGGGAGTGATCAATGGTGCTTCGGAGCTGCTGGGCCACGCCTTCGCCGACGCCGGGCAGCACGCCCGCAGCGCGGTGGCGGCGCCGGTGCTGCCGCTGGACACCCCGGTGGAAGTGGACGCCATCGCCCATGTCTCCTAA
- the aroQ gene encoding type II 3-dehydroquinate dehydratase, producing the protein MAERLLIVHGPNLNLLGTREPEIYGSATLEDINELCRRTAASYGLEADFVQSNHEGELIDAIQAAAGTAAGIVINPAAYTHTSAAIHDALKAVGLPVVEVHLSNVHAREPFRRHSYVSPAANAVIAGAGPAGYQYAVDHLAALLSL; encoded by the coding sequence ATGGCTGAGCGTCTGCTGATCGTGCACGGTCCGAACCTGAACCTCCTGGGGACCCGGGAGCCGGAGATCTACGGCTCCGCGACCCTGGAGGACATCAACGAGCTGTGCCGGCGCACGGCCGCGTCCTACGGGCTGGAGGCCGACTTCGTCCAGTCCAACCACGAGGGCGAGCTGATCGATGCGATCCAGGCCGCAGCAGGCACCGCCGCCGGCATCGTCATCAACCCGGCCGCCTACACGCACACCTCCGCGGCGATCCATGACGCGCTCAAGGCCGTCGGCCTGCCCGTGGTGGAGGTGCACCTGTCCAACGTGCACGCCCGCGAGCCGTTCCGGAGGCACTCCTACGTCTCCCCGGCGGCGAACGCGGTCATCGCCGGGGCAGGCCCGGCCGGCTACCAGTACGCGGTGGACCACCTCGCAGCCCTCCTCAGCTTGTAA
- the acs gene encoding acetate--CoA ligase — protein sequence MSSTAAPGTVQHEQTGPFPPGARFAAAAVADAGRYEAAGADRLAYWAEQARGTLSWDTDFGEVLDWSDAPFAKWFVGGQLNAAYNCVDRHVEAGHGERAALLFEGEPGDSRRITYAELAEEVARAANAFESLGVSKGDRVAIYMPMIPETVISMLACARIGALHSVVFGGFSSDALRSRADDAEAKLIITADGSYRRGKPSLLKPNVDEALAEPGHTVEHVLVVRRNGEDVSFTEGRDLWWHDVVPDRSAEHAYAAHDSEHPLFILYTSGTTGKPKGILHTTGGYLTQTAVTARDSFDLRPETDVYWCTADVGWITGHSYLVYGPLANGATQVIYEGTPDTPHKGRLWEMVAKYGVTQLYTAPTLIRTCMKWGREIPEEYDLSSLRVLGTVGEAINPEAWLWFREVIGASSGPGRPPKDEPAPIVDTWWQTETGGHMIAPMPGVTHTKPGSAQKPVPGIDIGIVDEMGEPVGRGESGFLVIKQPWPAMLRGIWRDPERYRDTYWSRFGTDLYFAGDGARYDEDGDIWILGRVDDVMNVSGHRLSTTEIESSLVAHEQVAEAAVVGAKDATTGEAVVAFVILNAESEQADPEAMEAQLREHVRADIGPIAKPRNVLVVPELPKTRSGKIMRRLLKNVANGDDVGDASTLSDPSVMIQIAEDMRTKHAE from the coding sequence ATGAGCAGCACCGCAGCACCCGGCACCGTCCAGCATGAGCAGACCGGCCCCTTCCCCCCGGGCGCACGCTTCGCCGCCGCCGCGGTGGCAGATGCTGGCCGCTACGAGGCCGCCGGGGCAGACCGGCTCGCCTACTGGGCCGAGCAGGCACGCGGAACGCTCAGCTGGGACACCGACTTCGGCGAGGTCCTCGACTGGTCGGACGCCCCCTTCGCGAAATGGTTCGTGGGCGGGCAGCTCAACGCCGCCTACAACTGTGTGGACCGGCATGTGGAGGCGGGCCACGGCGAGCGCGCCGCCCTGCTGTTCGAGGGCGAGCCGGGCGATTCCCGCCGGATCACCTACGCGGAGCTGGCCGAGGAGGTCGCCCGCGCCGCCAACGCGTTCGAGTCCCTCGGAGTCTCCAAGGGGGACAGGGTGGCGATCTACATGCCGATGATCCCGGAGACGGTGATCAGCATGCTGGCCTGCGCACGGATCGGCGCCCTGCACTCGGTGGTCTTCGGCGGGTTCAGCTCGGACGCGCTGCGCTCTCGCGCGGACGACGCCGAGGCGAAGCTGATCATCACCGCGGACGGCTCCTACCGACGCGGGAAGCCCTCGCTGCTGAAGCCCAACGTGGACGAGGCGCTGGCCGAGCCGGGCCACACGGTGGAGCATGTCCTGGTGGTCCGCCGCAACGGCGAGGACGTTTCCTTCACGGAAGGACGGGACCTGTGGTGGCACGACGTCGTGCCGGACCGCTCCGCTGAGCACGCCTACGCCGCGCACGATTCGGAGCACCCGCTGTTCATCCTCTACACCTCCGGCACCACGGGCAAGCCCAAGGGCATCCTTCACACCACCGGCGGCTACCTGACCCAGACCGCGGTCACCGCCCGCGACAGCTTCGACCTGCGCCCGGAGACCGACGTGTACTGGTGCACCGCCGACGTCGGCTGGATCACCGGGCACAGCTACCTGGTCTACGGGCCGCTGGCCAACGGCGCCACCCAGGTCATCTACGAAGGCACCCCGGACACCCCGCACAAGGGCCGGCTCTGGGAGATGGTCGCCAAGTACGGGGTCACCCAGCTCTACACCGCCCCCACCCTCATCCGGACCTGCATGAAGTGGGGCCGCGAGATCCCCGAGGAGTACGACCTCTCGTCCCTCCGAGTGCTCGGCACGGTGGGCGAGGCGATCAACCCGGAGGCCTGGCTGTGGTTCCGGGAAGTCATCGGCGCGAGCAGCGGCCCCGGCCGTCCCCCCAAGGATGAGCCAGCACCCATCGTGGACACCTGGTGGCAGACTGAGACCGGAGGGCACATGATCGCTCCGATGCCCGGGGTCACCCACACCAAGCCCGGCTCCGCGCAGAAGCCCGTGCCCGGCATCGACATCGGCATCGTCGACGAGATGGGTGAGCCTGTGGGCAGGGGCGAGTCCGGGTTCCTGGTCATCAAGCAGCCGTGGCCGGCCATGCTGCGCGGCATCTGGCGCGACCCGGAGCGGTACCGGGACACCTACTGGTCCCGGTTCGGCACAGACCTGTACTTCGCCGGCGACGGCGCCCGGTACGACGAGGACGGGGACATCTGGATCCTGGGCCGCGTGGACGACGTCATGAACGTCTCGGGCCACCGGCTCTCCACCACGGAGATCGAGTCCTCTCTGGTGGCCCACGAGCAGGTCGCCGAGGCGGCGGTGGTCGGCGCGAAGGACGCCACCACCGGTGAGGCCGTCGTCGCGTTCGTCATCCTCAACGCCGAGTCGGAGCAGGCCGACCCGGAAGCCATGGAGGCCCAGCTGCGCGAGCACGTCCGGGCAGACATCGGACCCATCGCCAAGCCGCGGAACGTGCTGGTGGTCCCGGAGCTTCCGAAGACCCGCTCCGGGAAGATCATGCGACGGCTGCTGAAGAACGTCGCCAACGGTGATGACGTCGGGGACGCCTCCACGCTCTCCGACCCCTCCGTGATGATCCAGATCGCCGAGGACATGCGCACCAAGCACGCAGAGTAG
- the nth gene encoding endonuclease III codes for MPEETLLGKKRRVRKISRVLGEAYPYAVAELDFENAFELLVATVLSAQTTDVRVNSVTPRLFAKYPDASAMAAAREEELAEIIRPTGFYNSKTKALLGLSGALVEEHDGEVPSTMAELVRLPGVGRKTAFVVLGNAFGQPGLTVDTHFGRLARRLGMTEETDPVKVERAVGALFEPKDWTDLSHRLIYHGRRVCHSRRPACGACPIAAWCPSRGAGETDPVEAEKLLAYELKPGREELLEKLRAGYTRRQLQAEGHPLSA; via the coding sequence ATGCCTGAGGAGACGCTGCTGGGAAAGAAGCGCCGTGTGCGGAAGATCAGCCGTGTGCTCGGCGAGGCATACCCCTACGCCGTCGCGGAGCTCGACTTCGAGAACGCCTTCGAGCTGCTCGTCGCCACCGTCCTCTCCGCCCAGACCACCGACGTCCGGGTCAACTCCGTCACCCCGCGCCTCTTCGCGAAGTACCCGGACGCCTCTGCGATGGCGGCCGCCCGGGAGGAGGAGCTGGCGGAGATCATCAGGCCCACCGGCTTCTACAACTCGAAGACCAAAGCTCTCCTCGGCCTCTCCGGCGCTCTCGTCGAGGAGCACGACGGCGAGGTGCCCAGCACCATGGCTGAGCTGGTCAGGCTGCCCGGCGTGGGCCGGAAGACCGCGTTCGTGGTGCTCGGCAACGCCTTCGGCCAGCCCGGCCTCACCGTCGACACCCACTTCGGCCGGCTCGCCCGCCGGCTCGGAATGACCGAGGAGACCGATCCGGTCAAGGTGGAGAGGGCCGTCGGCGCTCTCTTCGAGCCGAAGGACTGGACCGACCTCTCCCACCGGCTGATCTACCACGGCCGCCGCGTCTGCCACTCCCGCAGGCCCGCATGCGGCGCCTGTCCCATCGCCGCATGGTGCCCCAGCCGCGGTGCCGGGGAGACTGATCCGGTCGAGGCCGAGAAGCTGCTGGCCTATGAGCTCAAGCCCGGCCGCGAAGAGCTCCTCGAGAAGCTCCGCGCCGGCTATACGCGCCGCCAGCTTCAGGCAGAGGGGCACCCCCTGAGCGCATAG
- a CDS encoding TadA family conjugal transfer-associated ATPase gives MSESAQEQALISPDRMDALREQLTSTSEPVTASRIAEAVRAQGMALSSGTAQQLVRTLRDELVGLGPLQQFADQPGVTDVVLDGHGMIWTDGAAGLRSTGVQVGSENQARALARRLISVSGGRLDEGRPCADGRIGNCRIHAVIPPIAVEGTMISVRVARSRTVALEDLAGQWNSAEEWLRAIRRIISARMNLLVSGATGSGKTSLLAAMLGEVPAEERIIIVEDTTEIQAAHPHVIHLQGRVGNVEGAGGVDMGQLVRQTLRMRPDRLIVGECRGAELRDFLTAMNTGHAGALGTVHANSPDAVPARLAAMGALAGLTPDTVRIQAAVALHAVVHVERRHGQRMPVKLSLVTYADDRLTMVPALTTTGDGAERGPGWEQLWTDEEAPL, from the coding sequence GTGTCTGAGAGTGCCCAGGAGCAGGCTCTGATCAGCCCGGACCGGATGGATGCTCTCCGGGAGCAGCTGACCTCCACCTCCGAGCCGGTCACCGCCTCCCGCATCGCTGAGGCCGTCCGGGCCCAGGGGATGGCGCTGAGCTCCGGGACCGCCCAGCAGCTGGTCCGCACCCTCCGCGACGAGCTTGTCGGCCTGGGCCCGCTCCAGCAGTTCGCCGACCAGCCCGGGGTCACCGACGTGGTCCTGGACGGCCACGGGATGATCTGGACCGACGGGGCAGCAGGGCTGCGCAGCACCGGGGTGCAGGTGGGCTCCGAGAATCAGGCGCGCGCCCTGGCGCGGAGGCTCATCAGCGTTTCCGGCGGGCGGCTGGACGAAGGCCGCCCCTGCGCGGACGGCCGCATCGGGAACTGCCGCATCCACGCCGTCATCCCGCCCATCGCCGTCGAAGGAACCATGATCTCGGTGCGTGTGGCGCGCAGCCGCACCGTCGCCCTGGAGGACCTCGCCGGGCAGTGGAACAGCGCCGAGGAGTGGCTGCGGGCGATCCGCCGGATCATCAGCGCACGCATGAACCTGCTCGTCTCCGGGGCCACCGGCTCCGGCAAGACCTCACTGCTGGCGGCGATGCTCGGCGAGGTGCCGGCCGAGGAGCGGATCATCATCGTTGAGGACACCACGGAGATCCAGGCTGCTCACCCGCACGTGATCCACCTGCAGGGCCGCGTCGGCAACGTGGAGGGCGCCGGCGGTGTGGACATGGGACAGCTGGTCCGCCAGACCCTCCGCATGCGGCCGGATCGGCTGATCGTCGGCGAATGCCGGGGCGCGGAGCTGCGGGACTTCCTCACCGCCATGAACACCGGCCACGCCGGGGCTCTCGGCACCGTCCACGCGAACTCGCCCGACGCCGTCCCTGCCCGCCTGGCAGCGATGGGCGCGCTCGCCGGGCTCACCCCGGACACCGTCCGCATCCAGGCCGCCGTCGCCCTCCATGCCGTGGTCCACGTAGAGCGACGGCACGGCCAGCGGATGCCGGTGAAGCTCTCCCTGGTGACCTACGCCGACGACCGCCTCACGATGGTGCCCGCGCTCACCACCACCGGCGACGGCGCTGAGCGCGGTCCCGGCTGGGAGCAGCTCTGGACTGACGAAGAGGCCCCGCTCTGA